One stretch of Streptomyces sp. MMBL 11-1 DNA includes these proteins:
- a CDS encoding ABC transporter ATP-binding protein: MRLRKDKRHTAGDRPGPGTAATPGLAVELRGVRRQYGRGASAVHALAGVDLALPRGTFTAIMGPSGSGKSTFLQCAAGLDRPSAGSVRLGGTEITGMNENQLTELRRSRLGFVFQAFNLLPSLTVEQNVLLPLRLAGKRQDRRRADAVLARVGLADKARRRPGELSGGQQQRVAVARALVTAPDVVFADEPTGALDSGTAAEVLGLLRHAVDSAGATVVMVTHDPTAAAWADRVLFLADGTFAGGLERGSAEQIAERMRVLTARTAGAGAVAGVAA, translated from the coding sequence ATGAGACTACGCAAGGACAAGCGGCACACAGCGGGCGACCGGCCCGGGCCCGGGACCGCCGCCACTCCCGGGCTCGCCGTCGAACTGCGCGGTGTCCGGCGGCAGTACGGGCGCGGCGCGAGCGCCGTGCACGCCCTCGCGGGCGTCGACCTCGCCCTGCCGCGCGGGACGTTCACCGCGATCATGGGGCCGTCCGGCTCCGGCAAGTCCACCTTCCTCCAGTGCGCCGCCGGGCTCGACCGGCCCTCGGCGGGATCCGTGCGCCTCGGTGGTACGGAGATCACCGGGATGAACGAGAACCAGCTCACCGAACTGCGCCGCAGCCGCCTCGGCTTCGTCTTCCAGGCCTTCAACCTGCTGCCCTCGCTGACCGTGGAGCAGAACGTCCTGCTGCCTCTGCGCCTCGCCGGAAAGCGCCAGGACCGCCGCCGGGCGGACGCCGTGCTCGCGCGGGTCGGGCTCGCCGACAAGGCGCGGCGGCGGCCCGGCGAGCTGTCCGGTGGCCAGCAGCAGCGGGTGGCCGTGGCCCGCGCCCTGGTGACCGCCCCCGATGTGGTGTTCGCCGACGAACCCACCGGAGCCCTGGACTCCGGCACCGCCGCCGAGGTCCTCGGGTTGCTCCGGCACGCCGTCGACTCCGCCGGGGCCACCGTCGTCATGGTCACCCACGACCCGACCGCCGCCGCCTGGGCGGACCGGGTGCTGTTCCTCGCGGACGGGACGTTCGCCGGAGGTCTGGAGCGCGGATCGGCGGAGCAGATCGCGGAGCGGATGCGGGTGCTCACCGCCCGTACCGCCGGTGCGGGCGCGGTGGCGGGTGTGGCGGCGTGA
- a CDS encoding LacI family DNA-binding transcriptional regulator, whose translation MTVTLADVAARARVSPATVSRVLNGNYPVAASTRERVLRAVDDLDYVLNGPASSLAAATSDLVGILVNDIADPFFGIMAGAAQTQIGGPGDGSGRAGGEKLAVICNTGGSPERELTYLTLLQRQRAAAVVLTGGAVENPAHRAAMSAKLTKLADAGTRIVFCGRPPLPEGDALVAALAFDNRGGGRRLAEHLISLGHRRIGYVAGPPERTTTRHRLEGHREALRAAGLDAGPAGPGGGRGSIDQDLLTVHGPYDRRSGYEATLELLRRAPDVTAIVAANDTVALGACAAVRDQGMRIPQDISVAGFDDLPFSVDAVPALTTVRLPLFEAGARAGRLAMGKEDPPPGGIATIAAELMIRGSTAAPRG comes from the coding sequence ATGACAGTCACCCTGGCGGATGTGGCGGCCCGCGCCCGGGTGTCCCCGGCCACCGTTTCGCGTGTGCTGAACGGCAACTACCCGGTGGCGGCGTCGACCCGGGAGCGGGTCCTGCGCGCGGTGGACGACCTCGACTACGTGCTCAACGGGCCCGCCAGCTCGCTCGCGGCGGCCACCTCGGACCTGGTCGGCATCCTGGTCAACGACATCGCCGACCCGTTCTTCGGGATCATGGCGGGGGCGGCCCAGACGCAGATCGGCGGCCCCGGCGACGGCTCCGGACGGGCGGGCGGCGAGAAGCTGGCCGTCATCTGCAACACGGGCGGCTCCCCGGAGCGCGAACTCACCTACCTCACCCTCCTCCAGCGCCAGCGCGCCGCCGCCGTCGTCCTCACCGGCGGCGCGGTCGAGAACCCGGCGCACCGGGCCGCGATGTCCGCGAAGCTGACGAAGCTCGCGGACGCGGGCACCCGGATCGTCTTCTGCGGGCGGCCCCCGCTGCCCGAGGGGGACGCGCTCGTCGCCGCGCTCGCGTTCGACAACCGGGGCGGCGGACGCCGGCTCGCCGAGCACCTGATCTCGCTCGGCCACCGCAGGATCGGTTACGTCGCCGGCCCCCCGGAGCGCACCACCACCCGGCACCGGCTGGAGGGCCACCGCGAGGCGCTGCGCGCCGCCGGACTGGACGCGGGTCCGGCCGGGCCGGGCGGGGGCCGGGGCTCCATCGATCAGGACCTGCTCACCGTGCACGGCCCCTACGACCGGCGCTCCGGCTACGAAGCCACCCTCGAACTCCTGCGCAGGGCACCGGACGTGACCGCGATCGTGGCCGCCAACGACACCGTGGCGCTGGGTGCCTGCGCGGCCGTCCGGGACCAGGGGATGCGGATCCCCCAGGACATCTCGGTCGCGGGCTTCGACGACCTGCCGTTCTCGGTGGACGCCGTGCCGGCCCTCACGACGGTACGACTGCCGCTCTTCGAGGCGGGCGCCCGGGCCGGCCGGCTCGCGATGGGCAAGGAGGACCCGCCGCCCGGCGGCATCGCGACCATCGCGGCCGAGCTGATGATCCGGGGGTCGACGGCGGCGCCGCGCGGGTGA
- a CDS encoding dihydrodipicolinate synthase family protein has product MTVHLPQGPYTPRATPLDLTPQAATPTSRTVFSAAHVVADPYADIGPDGPAAVDWESTLAFRRHLWSHGLGVAEAMDTAQRGMGLDWAGAAELIRRSAAEAKAVGGRIACGVGTDQLPDGPAPTLAEVTAAYEEQLALAEENGVQPILMASRALVRAARGPEDYLATYAHLLRQASEPVILHWLGPMFDPALEGYWGSAGLDDATETFLKVIAEHPDKVDGVKISLLDAAREIGVRRRLPGGVRCYTGDDFNYPELIAGDERGFSHALLGIFDPLGPLAAHAVGVLDTGDVDGFRALLDPTVGLSRHLFRPPTRFYKTGVVFLAWLSGHQDHFTMVGGLQSARSLPHLAKAYELADGLGLFPDPGLAEHRMRSLLAVHGGAR; this is encoded by the coding sequence ATGACGGTCCACCTCCCGCAGGGTCCCTACACGCCCCGCGCCACACCGCTCGACCTCACCCCGCAAGCGGCGACCCCCACCTCCCGTACGGTCTTCTCGGCGGCACACGTGGTCGCCGACCCGTACGCGGACATCGGCCCGGACGGCCCGGCGGCCGTCGACTGGGAGTCCACGCTCGCCTTCCGCCGCCACCTGTGGTCGCACGGCCTGGGCGTCGCGGAGGCCATGGACACCGCGCAGCGCGGCATGGGCCTGGACTGGGCGGGCGCCGCCGAACTGATCCGCCGCTCGGCCGCCGAGGCGAAGGCGGTGGGCGGCAGGATCGCCTGCGGCGTGGGCACCGACCAGCTGCCCGACGGCCCGGCGCCCACCCTGGCCGAGGTCACGGCGGCGTACGAGGAGCAACTGGCCCTGGCCGAGGAGAACGGTGTCCAGCCGATCCTCATGGCCTCCCGCGCGCTGGTCCGCGCCGCCCGGGGCCCGGAGGACTACCTCGCCACGTACGCCCACCTCCTGCGCCAGGCGTCGGAGCCGGTGATCCTGCACTGGCTGGGCCCGATGTTCGACCCGGCCCTGGAGGGCTACTGGGGCAGCGCCGGCCTCGACGACGCCACGGAGACGTTCCTCAAGGTCATCGCCGAGCACCCGGACAAGGTCGACGGCGTCAAGATCTCCCTCCTGGACGCGGCCCGCGAGATCGGCGTCCGCCGCCGTCTGCCGGGCGGGGTGCGCTGCTACACGGGCGACGACTTCAACTACCCGGAACTCATCGCGGGCGACGAACGCGGCTTCAGCCACGCCCTGTTGGGCATCTTCGACCCGCTGGGTCCGCTGGCGGCGCACGCGGTAGGCGTGCTGGACACGGGAGACGTGGACGGCTTCCGGGCGCTCCTGGACCCCACGGTCGGACTCTCCCGCCACCTCTTCCGGCCGCCGACCCGCTTCTACAAGACGGGCGTGGTCTTCCTGGCCTGGCTCTCCGGCCACCAGGACCACTTCACGATGGTGGGCGGACTCCAGTCGGCGCGCTCCCTCCCGCACCTGGCGAAGGCGTACGAACTGGCCGACGGTCTGGGCCTGTTCCCGGACCCGGGCCTGGCCGAACACCGGATGCGCTCCCTGCTCGCGGTCCACGGAGGCGCGCGATGA
- a CDS encoding lysozyme yields MPAYRSPSRRLKRSRGALLAGALVSAATLILTGTGPAVAAPPGPDKPVRSGQAWMGAGTRIEQGPASSAADDVTPMDTSGVQGIDVSHWQGSINWGSVKAAGIDFAYMKATEGTSFKDSSFNANYTGSYNAGLIRGAYHFARPNISNGATQANYFASSGGGWSRDGKTLPGVLDIEHNPYGAMCYGLSTTQMRTWINDFYNTYKARTTRDVVIYTTASWWNTCTGNWTGMATKSPLWVAHWGTSSPNIPSGFPTWTIWQYSATGRVSGVSGDVDRNKFNGSMTRLQALANNTA; encoded by the coding sequence ATGCCCGCGTACCGTTCTCCGTCCCGCCGACTCAAGAGATCCAGAGGGGCTCTGCTGGCAGGAGCTCTGGTCAGTGCCGCGACGCTGATCCTGACCGGTACGGGCCCGGCCGTCGCCGCGCCGCCCGGTCCCGACAAGCCGGTCCGGTCCGGGCAGGCGTGGATGGGTGCGGGCACCCGTATCGAGCAGGGTCCCGCCTCCTCGGCGGCGGACGATGTGACGCCGATGGACACCAGTGGCGTCCAGGGCATCGACGTCTCCCACTGGCAGGGGTCGATCAACTGGGGCTCGGTGAAGGCCGCCGGCATCGACTTCGCCTACATGAAGGCCACCGAGGGCACGTCCTTCAAGGACAGCAGCTTCAACGCCAACTACACCGGCTCCTACAACGCCGGCCTGATCCGGGGCGCCTACCACTTCGCCCGCCCCAACATCTCCAACGGGGCGACCCAGGCCAACTACTTCGCGAGCAGCGGCGGAGGCTGGTCCAGGGACGGCAAGACCCTCCCCGGGGTGCTGGACATCGAGCACAACCCCTACGGCGCCATGTGCTACGGCCTCTCCACGACCCAGATGCGCACGTGGATCAACGACTTCTACAACACGTACAAGGCGCGCACCACCCGCGACGTCGTCATCTACACGACGGCCAGCTGGTGGAACACCTGCACCGGGAACTGGACCGGCATGGCCACCAAGTCCCCGCTCTGGGTGGCGCACTGGGGAACCAGCAGCCCCAACATACCCAGCGGCTTCCCGACCTGGACGATCTGGCAGTACTCGGCCACCGGCCGGGTCTCCGGAGTCTCCGGCGACGTGGACCGCAACAAGTTCAACGGTTCCATGACCCGGCTCCAGGCGCTCGCCAACAACACGGCTTAG
- a CDS encoding Gfo/Idh/MocA family protein, which yields MTRRTVRIAMNGVTGRMGYRQHLVRSILAIREQGGLDLGDGEVLWPEPVLVGRRAHALEELAERHGLTEWSTDLDAVLADDTVDIYFDAQVTSARVEAIKKAIAAGKHVYTEKPTATDVAGALDLARLARDAGIKHGVVQDKIFLPGLLKLKRLIDGGFFGEILSVRGEFGYWVFEGDWQEAQRPSWNYRAEDGGGIVVDMFPHWEYVLHELFGQVTSVTAHVRTHVPRRWDERGEPYEATADDAAYGIFQLAGGAVAQINSSWAVRVNRDELVEFQVDGTLGSAVAGLRNCRVQHRSATPKPVWNPDLPVTESFRDQWQEVPDNQEFDNGFKAQWELFLRHVVLDEPYGWDLLAGARGVQLAELGLKSSAEGRRFDVPELTL from the coding sequence GTGACACGCAGGACAGTGCGCATCGCCATGAACGGCGTCACGGGGCGCATGGGGTACCGGCAGCACCTGGTGCGCTCGATCCTCGCGATCCGCGAGCAGGGCGGCCTGGATCTCGGCGACGGCGAGGTGCTGTGGCCCGAGCCCGTGCTCGTCGGCCGGCGCGCCCACGCCCTGGAGGAGCTCGCCGAGCGCCACGGTCTGACCGAGTGGTCGACCGACCTGGACGCGGTCCTCGCGGACGACACGGTCGACATCTACTTCGACGCCCAGGTCACCTCCGCCCGGGTGGAGGCGATCAAGAAGGCGATCGCGGCGGGCAAGCACGTCTACACCGAGAAGCCGACCGCCACGGACGTCGCGGGGGCCCTCGACCTGGCCCGGCTCGCCCGGGACGCGGGCATCAAGCACGGCGTCGTCCAGGACAAGATCTTCCTGCCGGGCCTGCTGAAGCTGAAGCGCCTGATCGACGGCGGCTTCTTCGGCGAGATCCTCTCCGTGCGCGGGGAGTTCGGCTACTGGGTCTTCGAGGGCGACTGGCAGGAGGCCCAGCGCCCCTCGTGGAACTACCGCGCGGAGGACGGCGGCGGCATCGTCGTCGACATGTTCCCGCACTGGGAGTACGTGCTCCACGAGCTGTTCGGCCAGGTCACCTCCGTAACGGCCCACGTGCGGACGCACGTTCCGCGACGCTGGGACGAGCGGGGCGAGCCGTACGAGGCGACCGCCGACGACGCCGCGTACGGCATCTTCCAACTCGCGGGCGGAGCCGTCGCGCAGATCAACTCCTCCTGGGCGGTCCGGGTCAACCGCGACGAGCTGGTGGAGTTCCAGGTCGACGGCACCCTCGGCTCCGCCGTCGCGGGCCTGCGCAACTGCCGTGTCCAGCACCGCTCGGCGACCCCCAAGCCGGTCTGGAACCCGGACCTCCCGGTCACCGAGTCGTTCCGCGACCAGTGGCAGGAGGTGCCGGACAACCAGGAGTTCGACAACGGCTTCAAGGCGCAGTGGGAGCTGTTCCTGCGCCATGTGGTCCTGGACGAGCCGTACGGCTGGGACCTGCTGGCCGGCGCCCGGGGCGTCCAACTGGCCGAGCTGGGGCTCAAGTCGTCCGCCGAGGGCCGCCGCTTCGACGTTCCGGAGCTGACCCTGTGA
- a CDS encoding DUF6232 family protein, with protein MDTTGNAGQPSASAPPSGPPTSPPPGPPSGPPSSPPPDPAGPPSQPPPLPPLPSPGGVLEIAVKRRMLWIGSAALPLHNLTRVEAIKIKPERNVLRFLLGMALVAVVYSVTGWAPVLVLLIVLVVYFIKMMVAPEKPVLVVETAGGSRVLVTLPSVDELRTIAGRVVHAIDHPEAEFTAYVHQLNNYNGPVFNQNGGQNTGIRL; from the coding sequence ATGGACACCACGGGTAACGCCGGGCAGCCGTCGGCATCTGCGCCACCGTCCGGACCGCCGACCTCACCACCACCCGGACCGCCCTCCGGGCCGCCGTCCTCGCCACCGCCGGATCCGGCCGGACCTCCCTCGCAGCCGCCGCCGCTACCGCCGCTGCCGAGTCCGGGAGGCGTCCTGGAGATCGCGGTCAAGCGCCGGATGCTCTGGATCGGCTCGGCGGCCCTGCCGCTGCACAACCTCACCCGGGTCGAGGCCATCAAGATCAAACCGGAGCGGAACGTCCTCCGCTTCCTGCTGGGCATGGCGTTGGTGGCCGTCGTCTATTCGGTGACCGGCTGGGCACCGGTTCTCGTCCTGCTGATCGTTCTGGTCGTCTACTTCATCAAGATGATGGTCGCACCGGAGAAGCCGGTCCTGGTCGTGGAGACGGCCGGCGGCTCCCGCGTCCTCGTGACGCTGCCGAGCGTGGACGAGCTGCGGACCATCGCCGGGCGGGTGGTCCACGCGATCGACCACCCGGAGGCCGAGTTCACGGCCTACGTGCACCAGCTCAACAACTACAACGGCCCCGTCTTCAACCAGAACGGCGGTCAGAACACGGGGATCAGGCTATGA
- a CDS encoding FtsX-like permease family protein, with protein sequence MRPNGLARAAVRFRPASFAGTFVALMMSALIVAACGILLETGLRASVPPERYAAAPVVAAADQYRYVVTGSGEDREEEAVPLPDTARVDAGLAAKAAEATGAAGTVPDFTFTVRAAAREADADAQEPPVPGGAFTAHGWGSHAFTGTALSAGSAPRTGEVVLDAGTADVAKVAVGDTIALHTAAGQRDFRVAGVAEAGPAESARNSGPAQALAWFSDAEAATLAGHPGTADAIVVLAEPGTGTDALAASVRQALAGSGAEVRTGDDRGAVEDPGLGHARETLFGLGGSFGGIATIVAVFTAAGTVALSVSQRSREFALLRAVGATPRQIRRAVASEALLVAPLAGIVGCLPGVGLAYWWFGQLQDRGAIPEAVRVHVSWIPLLVAVTVGLLTALGAGWAAGRGPARIRPGQALSEASVERLRPGVVVTVLGIGALVGGAFLTGLSARSTGDDAAGAALGVVMCFMLAVALLGPLVARICAGLFGLPLRAAGPAGELAAANSRTNARRLASAITPIALAVAFASTLVFMHTSQNHIADAQLRAGLTADHVVTDPAGLPVDAPERAARAPGVDAAVGLLNTQVLVPGGSGEFASLQGATAQGVTGSGAELAKVQDLDVREGSLDRLGKGRIAIDRTLATSAGVGVGDRLPLHLPDGVEAAPEVVAVYGRGLGLASVTMDRASLAGHVSSGFDSALLVRGGSARSLTALGEVTDASGFATEQSLDARLGAWSNTTMAAVLGGFAAIAAVNTLVMTVLDRRRELGTLRLVGSVRRQVLRMLRWESLLVSSAGVVLGSAIAAATLVPMVRGMTGEAPYVPPLLYGSFVAAAGGLALLAVELPGRVALRRWS encoded by the coding sequence ATGCGTCCCAACGGACTCGCCCGCGCGGCCGTCCGCTTCCGGCCCGCGTCGTTCGCCGGGACCTTCGTGGCGCTGATGATGTCCGCGCTGATCGTCGCGGCCTGCGGAATCCTGCTGGAGACCGGGCTGCGCGCGTCGGTGCCGCCGGAGCGGTACGCCGCCGCGCCGGTCGTCGCGGCGGCGGACCAGTACAGATACGTCGTCACGGGCAGCGGGGAGGACCGCGAGGAGGAGGCGGTCCCGCTGCCGGACACCGCGCGGGTGGACGCCGGGCTCGCGGCGAAGGCCGCCGAGGCGACGGGGGCGGCCGGCACCGTACCGGACTTCACCTTTACCGTACGGGCGGCGGCCCGGGAAGCCGACGCGGACGCCCAGGAACCGCCCGTCCCCGGGGGCGCGTTCACCGCACACGGTTGGGGCTCGCACGCGTTCACCGGTACCGCGCTGTCCGCCGGTTCCGCGCCCCGTACGGGGGAGGTGGTGCTCGACGCGGGTACGGCCGATGTGGCGAAGGTCGCCGTCGGCGACACCATCGCCCTGCACACCGCCGCCGGGCAGCGGGACTTCCGCGTCGCGGGCGTCGCGGAGGCAGGACCTGCGGAGAGCGCCCGGAACTCCGGTCCCGCCCAGGCGCTCGCCTGGTTCTCCGACGCCGAGGCCGCCACGCTCGCCGGGCATCCCGGCACCGCGGACGCCATCGTCGTCCTGGCGGAACCCGGCACCGGCACCGACGCCCTCGCCGCCTCCGTGCGGCAGGCCCTGGCCGGCTCCGGGGCCGAGGTGCGCACCGGCGACGACCGGGGTGCCGTCGAGGACCCGGGCCTCGGCCACGCCAGGGAGACGCTCTTCGGGCTCGGCGGCTCCTTCGGCGGGATCGCCACCATCGTCGCGGTCTTCACGGCGGCCGGGACGGTGGCCCTGTCCGTGTCCCAGCGGTCGCGTGAGTTCGCGTTGCTGCGCGCGGTCGGGGCCACCCCGCGCCAGATCCGCCGCGCGGTCGCCTCCGAAGCGCTGCTCGTCGCGCCCCTCGCCGGGATCGTCGGCTGCCTGCCCGGCGTCGGGCTCGCGTACTGGTGGTTCGGGCAGTTGCAGGACCGGGGTGCGATCCCGGAGGCGGTGCGGGTGCACGTCTCCTGGATCCCCCTCCTCGTCGCCGTCACCGTCGGGCTGCTCACCGCGCTCGGAGCGGGCTGGGCGGCCGGGCGCGGGCCCGCGAGGATCAGGCCGGGACAGGCGCTGAGCGAGGCGTCGGTGGAGCGGCTGCGACCGGGCGTCGTCGTCACGGTGCTCGGCATCGGCGCGCTCGTCGGCGGCGCGTTCCTCACCGGTCTCTCCGCCCGTTCGACGGGGGACGACGCGGCCGGGGCCGCCCTCGGCGTCGTCATGTGCTTCATGCTCGCCGTCGCGCTGCTCGGCCCCCTGGTGGCCCGGATCTGCGCGGGCCTCTTCGGTCTCCCGCTGCGCGCGGCGGGTCCGGCCGGCGAGCTGGCCGCCGCCAACTCCCGTACCAACGCCCGTCGTCTCGCCTCCGCGATCACGCCGATCGCGCTCGCCGTGGCCTTCGCCTCGACGCTCGTCTTCATGCACACGAGCCAGAACCACATCGCGGACGCGCAGTTGCGGGCGGGCCTCACCGCGGATCACGTGGTGACGGACCCGGCCGGGCTCCCCGTGGACGCGCCGGAGCGCGCCGCCCGTGCGCCGGGTGTGGACGCGGCCGTGGGCCTGCTGAACACCCAGGTGCTCGTGCCGGGCGGCTCCGGCGAGTTCGCCTCACTCCAGGGGGCGACGGCACAGGGGGTCACCGGCTCCGGTGCCGAGCTGGCGAAGGTGCAGGACCTGGACGTACGCGAAGGAAGCCTCGACCGGCTCGGCAAGGGCCGTATCGCCATCGACCGGACCCTGGCGACCTCGGCGGGCGTCGGCGTGGGCGACCGGCTGCCGCTCCATCTCCCCGACGGCGTCGAGGCCGCACCCGAGGTCGTCGCGGTGTACGGGCGCGGTCTCGGCCTGGCCTCGGTGACCATGGACCGGGCGTCCCTGGCCGGGCACGTCTCGTCCGGCTTCGACAGCGCGCTGCTGGTGCGCGGCGGCTCGGCGCGGTCACTCACGGCCCTGGGCGAGGTCACCGACGCCTCCGGCTTCGCCACCGAGCAGAGTCTCGACGCCCGGCTCGGCGCCTGGTCCAACACCACCATGGCCGCGGTCCTCGGCGGCTTCGCCGCGATCGCCGCGGTCAACACCCTGGTGATGACGGTGCTCGACCGCCGCCGCGAGCTGGGCACGTTGCGCCTGGTCGGCTCGGTCCGGCGCCAGGTGCTGCGGATGCTCCGCTGGGAGAGCCTGCTGGTGTCCTCGGCGGGCGTGGTCCTCGGCTCCGCCATCGCCGCGGCCACCCTGGTGCCGATGGTGCGCGGCATGACCGGCGAGGCACCGTACGTGCCGCCGCTGCTCTACGGCTCGTTCGTGGCCGCCGCCGGTGGACTGGCCCTGCTCGCGGTCGAGCTGCCGGGCCGGGTGGCGCTGCGGCGGTGGTCGTAG
- a CDS encoding bleomycin resistance protein: MTETTIPMLPCRTSLIEATVDFYTALGFETTHLQKSPYAYAVVERGSVELQLYGMKEYDPVSSHSGCYVLTDDVDGLHTAFRAGLKAAYGRVPARGLPRIGPLKAMSYGVRQFLMTDPTGNTIRIGQPISEDQNHRPAPKETFARALHMADLFADSKQDLPGAAKIIDRVLGLTDEHPTPVQRLRLLVLRGDIAQRMGEAERAAGLLDEAAAVHLDAEERDAAADALSRLAELRS, translated from the coding sequence ATGACCGAAACGACCATCCCGATGCTGCCCTGCCGCACCTCGTTGATCGAGGCCACCGTCGACTTCTACACCGCTCTCGGCTTCGAGACGACGCACCTCCAGAAGAGCCCGTACGCGTACGCCGTCGTCGAGCGCGGGTCGGTCGAACTCCAGCTCTACGGCATGAAGGAGTACGACCCGGTGTCCTCCCACTCCGGGTGCTACGTCCTGACCGATGACGTCGACGGCCTGCACACGGCGTTCCGCGCCGGTCTCAAAGCGGCCTATGGCCGCGTCCCGGCGAGGGGGTTGCCGCGCATCGGCCCACTGAAGGCCATGTCGTACGGGGTGCGGCAGTTCCTCATGACCGACCCGACCGGGAACACGATCCGGATCGGACAGCCGATCAGCGAGGACCAGAACCACCGGCCCGCGCCGAAGGAGACGTTCGCCCGCGCGCTGCACATGGCGGATCTCTTCGCGGACTCCAAGCAGGACCTGCCGGGCGCGGCGAAGATCATCGACCGCGTACTGGGGCTGACGGACGAACACCCCACCCCGGTGCAGAGGCTGCGCCTTCTCGTCCTGCGCGGGGACATCGCGCAGCGGATGGGGGAGGCGGAGCGGGCGGCGGGGCTGCTGGACGAGGCGGCGGCGGTCCACCTCGACGCCGAGGAACGGGACGCCGCGGCCGACGCCCTGTCCAGGCTCGCCGAGCTGCGGAGCTGA
- a CDS encoding peptidoglycan recognition protein family protein: MNLPQPSRRHVLLAGAGGLAAVALPGTAHAADALDAIEPDIDSTTRWQARPPRSPVELVGRRPTMIVVHHTVSANTSDVSRAQAHRHAHWVQDLHMDKNGWTDTGYHFLVSRGGWITEGRHRSLSTLWGGSDFVLGAHTSGQNGAGIGIANEGAYHDGAQPPRAQWEVLVALCAYTCSQYGIAPSRIYGHKDFGDTLCPGVLHDKLPQLRNEVAASMR, from the coding sequence GTGAACCTCCCGCAGCCGTCCCGCCGCCACGTCCTCCTCGCCGGCGCCGGTGGCCTGGCCGCCGTCGCCCTGCCGGGTACGGCCCACGCCGCCGACGCCCTCGACGCCATCGAACCGGACATCGACAGCACGACCCGGTGGCAAGCCCGTCCGCCGCGGAGCCCGGTCGAGCTGGTGGGAAGGCGGCCGACCATGATCGTCGTGCACCACACGGTCAGCGCCAACACCTCCGACGTCTCCCGCGCCCAGGCCCACCGGCACGCCCACTGGGTCCAGGACCTGCACATGGACAAGAACGGCTGGACCGACACGGGTTACCACTTCCTCGTCAGCCGGGGCGGCTGGATCACCGAGGGCCGCCACCGCAGCCTCAGCACGCTGTGGGGCGGCAGCGACTTCGTCCTGGGCGCGCACACCTCCGGCCAGAACGGGGCGGGCATCGGCATCGCCAACGAGGGCGCGTACCACGACGGAGCCCAGCCGCCGCGTGCCCAGTGGGAGGTCCTGGTGGCGCTCTGCGCGTACACCTGCAGCCAGTACGGCATCGCGCCGAGCCGGATCTACGGGCACAAGGACTTCGGCGACACCCTCTGCCCGGGCGTACTCCACGACAAGCTGCCGCAACTGCGCAACGAGGTCGCGGCGAGCATGCGCTGA
- a CDS encoding sugar phosphate isomerase/epimerase family protein translates to MSDDRLSRLSLNQETVKQWSLEELTEGCVEAGIGMVGLWRAPVQAYGVERAARLLADAGLSVTSLCRGGFFTALDPAERARALDDNRAAIDEAAALSTDTLVLVSGGLPPGSRDLYGARERVADALAELAPYAATRGVRLAIEPLHPMYASDRCVVSTLGQALDLAERFPAEQVGVVVDTYHLWWDDRAPAQIARAGAGGRIHSFQLADWITPLPAGVLLGRGQLGDGCVDFRAFRRHVEAAGFDGPIEVEIFNEALWARDGAEALAEVAERYVQHAC, encoded by the coding sequence ATGAGCGACGACCGGCTCTCCCGCCTCTCGCTCAACCAGGAGACCGTCAAGCAGTGGTCGCTGGAGGAGCTGACCGAGGGCTGCGTCGAGGCGGGCATCGGCATGGTGGGCCTGTGGCGGGCCCCGGTGCAGGCGTACGGCGTCGAACGCGCGGCCAGGCTCCTCGCGGATGCCGGGCTCAGCGTCACCAGCCTCTGCCGGGGCGGCTTCTTCACCGCGCTCGACCCGGCGGAGCGCGCCCGCGCCCTGGACGACAACCGTGCGGCGATCGACGAGGCGGCGGCCCTGTCCACCGACACCCTGGTCCTGGTCTCCGGCGGCCTCCCGCCCGGCAGCCGCGACCTGTACGGGGCCCGGGAGCGGGTGGCCGACGCGCTGGCGGAACTGGCCCCGTACGCGGCCACGCGCGGCGTACGCCTGGCGATCGAGCCACTGCACCCGATGTACGCCTCCGACCGCTGCGTCGTCTCCACGCTCGGCCAGGCGCTGGACCTCGCGGAACGCTTCCCGGCCGAACAGGTCGGCGTGGTCGTCGACACCTACCACCTCTGGTGGGACGACCGGGCGCCCGCCCAGATCGCCCGCGCGGGTGCGGGCGGCCGCATCCACTCCTTCCAGCTGGCCGACTGGATCACCCCGCTCCCGGCGGGCGTCCTGCTGGGCCGGGGCCAACTGGGCGACGGATGTGTGGACTTCCGCGCGTTCCGCCGTCACGTGGAGGCCGCCGGCTTCGACGGCCCGATCGAGGTGGAGATCTTCAACGAGGCGCTGTGGGCCCGCGACGGGGCCGAAGCCCTGGCGGAAGTGGCGGAGCGCTATGTGCAACACGCCTGCTGA